CTCAGTGATGGAGGTCTGCCTGCCAGCAAAGAGATTATAGCTACTGGTCTGCTAAACCAGCTAAGGGCCTTTAGCTTGTTGTGAAAATTTCATAAACTTCACATTTTAGGTTTATAGGTAtaaaactagtgaaaaataAGAAGATGaagttttttatttaatttttaatttttttattttgtctctggTATCTTGCTCCAGTGCTAACTTTAGTGACTAGTTGTTTTCTGTATCTGAAGCTGTGCTGTTAGTTACTATCTACGGCAAAGCTTTGCATCTATAGTTCAGCCTTGGCGTTAGAATTTGGGGTTTACCTAACGAGATATGGTATATAGTACCTTTACTGACATTGCTTTTTCCACTGTAAAAGTACGTGTCTGGTGTGTAAAAGTAATGTGCATTAAACTTGacattcttctttcagctgttttaggggtcaccacagcagatcatctaccTCCAACTCacctgtcacaccaaccctcttcATGTTTTCCTTCAGTCCTCTTACCCTTCAGTTTCTACCTGGCAACTCCATGTTCAGCATCCTTTGTCTAATATCACCATCTGTCATCTGTACGtgcccaaaccatctcagccttgtttCTCCAACTTTGTCTCCCAAATAAAAGTAATATGTGTCTGTTTCCATATCAGTAGTGCATGCCCCAACCTTGACTGCCTTGGAAGGAAAAACAATGTTTCGTAGACACAATCAAAGGACTTAAACTGGCTTCTTTTATCCTGCATGCCTCCACATGTTTGTGCCTGTGGCCTCAGGGGATAATTGTCTTTTATATTTTCTGGACACTTTTTATTTGTGCCTTTAAGTAGCACTGACTGAAACAGAACACCTTTCCAGGGTAAAAGCCTCCGATGAGTCACTGCCGAGCGCTTCAGTCAAGCATTTTCAGATTACAGCtggaaaccaaaacaaagaccAAACAATATCTGGGGTTTCCTTGTGTGAGCTTTTGTAAGTTCTATTAACACACAAACTAGCCTGTATGTTAGTGTGTGATTTGCAAATGAGAAAAAGTACTGGTCTTTATCTTAAATGGTCTAGGCGTGATGATTCATTTAGAAATATCCTTCTTTAAGTATCCGAGTATTCTTAGTTCCTGTTATGCATAAAAGGTATTTGCTTTCACGAGTCTCAATCCTCTCCTGCAAAGTCAACAAAACTCATTTTTGTTGGCTTTCACTTTAGCAGTATACTTATTTACTTTCTTGTTGAGAGTTAGAGAATAGATTAAAATCACTGTTACGTCTGAAAGCCAAAGGTAGAGATGAGGTGATAGCCAAAATGAAGGACGGATTTGCATTGCATTGCTAAGCGGGTGAAAAAAGTTTCAGTTAAAAGTGGCTCATAATGTTCTCGTTTGGTCACATTGCCAGATTGTGTGTGAAACATGAAATGCACTCCAGTACAGCCCAACCTTTAGTGTTAAACCATAAGcaaaaatttctgttataaaaTTACCACAACTTGGCATTATGAGTTTCCTAATGACAGATGCTATGGCAGGCCTGTTATGTTAGATTGCATAACATGGCAAATGTGTGCCTACACCAGTGACTCCTGAATATCTATGTAAGGATTAAATGTACTGAGAACATGACAACAGCTTCCATCCTGAATGGATCATATTGTAGTTTGAAGAAGTAAAAGGGGAAGGGCTTTTGTTGAgtcaataaaatgttcacaaacacaaagtcgGCTCCTTTGGAAGTCTTTTAACACAGCTTTATCGGTGTCTGTGTCGAACAGCAAAGAGTACTGAGTACAACGTATGTTGCAATAATGTCTGTCCGACTGTGCTTGCATGTAAACGCACTGCTTTTGTCTTTGCTTTAATTGCTGCATTTGTGTAAACAAAGGGCAACATTTATTGGGAAAAGCCTTCAGAGCCAAAGAGGACATCTTTAGATGAGTCTTTGTGAGTAACTAACCAAACACAGAACTCAGTGACCACAGCTGAGAAGCCTTTTTGCTTTTCTGACTGATAAACTTTCTAAATGTCAAATGCATTAATGTTGGTTTACAAATTGTTTTGGCACTAGTTCTGAAGAACTGATTTCTTCTCTGTGTGCCATGTAAGTGCAGCAGAGGAGTGTGATTAATGTGGAATCTGCGCTTTGTGGTCTAGTCATGCCCAGGTAAGTAAACTCAAGAAGCCCTCTTTGTTTTGGCTGTCAGATGGGTGATAAGTGGTGAGGTCAGGGTGTGGGAAGATATTTCGGGTTGAAGTTGCTCAGCTTCCTAGAAACAAATTCACATTTGACTTCTAAAGGAAGGTATGTTTGTGAGATCAGTGGGCAGAAGATCCAAAAGGAGTCAGGTTACTCTTCTTTAACTGTTTCCATACAGGCAGCCCAGTGAGAGGGATGCAGAAGAGAAACCCGCCATGACTCATTGTGGACGCGTTTTTGTCACAAAATACCCTGCAGATCACAATTTAACTGAAAAACGTGCAACAGATTCATATATGGAAATCTTTTGCTCTTTGATGAGATTTCTTCTAACTGACATTTGATCCACTTTCATGACAGTCATCAAACATCCGGAATGCTTCGCCGTAAGCGGTTAAAAGCACGTATTAATGCGCTCACACGCACTCTCATGCGGTCACAGGGAAGGGTGGAGCCCTCCCTTAGTACTTTTTTCCCCTTACCGGCGGGGATCAGATCTTGACTTGATACGCCGCTGTGAGGAATGTAAAGTGAGGGTTTTCAGGGAAATGCGCAGGGGCACACCAACCCGTAAATCGTCTTAGCTTCACTCGTTTTTAGATCTCATCCAGTGCTCATTTTTCCAGTCTGCTTCCGTTTGATAATATCTTTTAATTTATGTGCACTTCACCGGCCATGCAGCGCGTACAGCCCTCACCGCGTGCAGCGCGTAAAAGCGAGTGGCTCCGGAGCGCCCTGGCACACCACCACTGCTCTGATCCTGGTGTGGAGAACGAAATCGTTGTCTTGGCCACTGGAATAGACCAATATCTGCAAGAAGTCTTCCACCACCTGGCCTTCCCCAGCCGGGACGATACTGTGTCGGCGAAAGATTTCACTGCGCTCTGTGCCGTGCTGGGACTGAACAGAGCTGAGGTAGGAAAGAGGACTGCGAACGTAAAGGAAACAGCGGGAGCTGGAGAACgagaagaggaggatgaagagttTAAAGATATATGCTCTGGGCTCCCCAGCCAGCTGTCTTTTAAAGAATTTCACTCACGGCTCTGTGGGTATTTCCGTGTGCGCAGTGCGCGTAGAGGTACCGGGGAGTGTGCCTTGCGTCTGCCCGTTAGCGAGGATACAGAGCTGGTAGAGAGACAGATCCGGCTTCGGTGGCCGCGGGTTAGGCGGAGAAAGTGTGTCAGTTTTGATCTGACAAAGGACCAGAATGGACCCATCAACACATCTGTGAAAGGTCGGACCTCAGAGCACCGTGAACCAGGTACTGGAGAAAGAGGCCTATTATATGTGGATTTTAATACCCCCGTTGATCGATGAGGGAAGCCAGAACATTTAAAATCCCTGTTTAGAATGTGCGCTGCTCTCTCACCTTTATTAAATTGTGCAGGATGACCTTATAATTATATACAACCAGACACTATAATATCACTACTTCATCTACCAATTGTGAGTGCTGGATAATCCCAGGCTAAtacaaaatgtattattacactATCAAAGACACTTATTTAGAATTGACATCTAGAACAGCCCAATATACAGTGGGGCAAACTGGCTTTTGGGCACCAGCGTTTTAAAATTGTTAtcttttttatatgtttttcttaAGAAAGTTTAATTTGTAACTTCATTCAGGGTTTCCTTCACTGATCCTAAATGTCACCTTGCACACAAAAACTCTGTAACATTATCACAATGTTCATATTATAAATCAGGCTTTAGTTAGCAGTGGCTTAAGGAGACATCCTTAAGTATTTATCCATtgggatgttttgttttttttcttttttcatttttctctccaTGTTTTTGGTAAAGTTTTGGAGCATTCAGCTTCTTTGCATCTCAAACTgttataaaaatgaaataataagaGAAGTTTGGTGGAACTGTCCTCCATTTATTGGCAtataaaacatgacaaaaagcTCAAACTAGATGCTGAGTATCAAAAAGGATGAAGAGAATCTGTCTTAATAGTTATCATGtttatgtctttatttaaaATCTTCTACATATTTAGCGTTTTTGCCAGACAGGTATAGtggagtaaaaagtaaaatcatttccactgaaatataatgtaaagaaatatgcagcagaataaaatgaaaatacactAATTTCACTTTTAAAGTTCACCTATAAAGGTTATTAAGGTAAAAATATGGACATATTATTATGCACATATTAGTAAAAATGTTGCACTACATTAGCACTACATCATATTATATTATGTGTTACCTCAGTGTAAAAGATTCCCACTTAGATTATCAGTAAAATCCTGGTAACAAGGATATTAGTATGTTACTGTTTTTACAGTTCTCTTTTTGTTCCTACTTCACATTGTGTTACTGTCACACTACACTGTTGTATTGTCTTACAGTAGACTACTGGCAGAACAGTAAGGCTGCAGACTCTCATTTAATCTTTTcctttctgtcttcttttttaaatcaacagTTTTCTATAGttttacataaacaaaaaactaaatataaCATTAAGTAAGTACATTAGGTTCATTTTATGGAATCAGTGAGAAAATCAGTGATTGCACACTTAAGATGAGCAATGATCTGGCTTCACTTCACATGttcctctttcttcctctccaGATGAGGTGGCAGCTCTAAGGGAGCTGGTGGAGGACCTCCGCTCAGCGCTGCAGGGGAGCGATGCCCGCTGCCTGGCCCTGGAGGTGGCGCTCCGACAGGAGAGAAGCAGCACCCTCCCTTCTGCATCCTGCTACAACCCTGCGATTTCAAAGCCTAAGACTTCCATCACATTCATCCAGGGAAAACTAGTTCCAACTCAAAGAATTAAAGGACAGCTAAGCAGTGCTGCAGGAGACTCAGCAAGGAGAGTGGCAAGGAAACGAGATATCAGAGACCCACTTCTAAGGGAACTGAAGctgatccgctcctcacgtgatGGGCAGCTGGAGGAGGCCATCAGATTCAATAAGCATCTGGAGGAGGAGCTGCAGTGGGCGTACCAGGAGGTGCGCAAGTTGCAGGGGGTGGAGGCTGCACTGAGGAAGGAGAACACTCAGATCAGGTTGGAGTTACTATTTATCAGTGGATGGTTTTCAAAAGCTTGCTGGATGATATTTGAGTGGATGTAGGAGACTAGTGAGATGATCTTTGGTGATCTCCATCAGGAAGCGGGCAGAGGAGGCCAGGGAGGCTCTGAGCTCGGGGCTGCAGCAGGTTCGGCTGATCCAGGAGCAGGCCCGGTCTGTGCCCCAACTCCAGTCCAGGATCACCCAGCTTGAGACTGAGCTGCACAGATACAGGTACCATGTGTGGTCATGAGCAGGTGAAGGAATTCAGTACatgggtgtgtttgtgcatctatTTACACATCATTTGCTTGTGTACTCTGCTGATTTGAAACTTGATGCCACAGGGTGCCCAGGTTAAGCTGCACACAAGTTTGTGTCTAGGAGACCTTACGCAACCCCTAGAAAATAACATTTAGTAAGCAACTTACTTAGTTAAGCCTCAattattttttctgttgtgttAATGTCTTTGGTAACTTGCAAGTATGCAAAACCTGATCatagaaataaaatgtacatttctgATTATTATGGTACATGCATCACTTAGTTAAGGTTTGGAGGAAGAGGATGCTATTAAATTTGAAATGtaattggtaaaaaaaacagatacatttaccttaaaaatacatttaaggtATCGCCTCTGCCTTTTACCACCCTCAGAACCAGCTGCACGTGTGTCCCCAGCCCTGCAGGTCAACAGAACCATCCCGAAGACACTTGCAGCAAAACAGGTGactaactgaaaaaaacaaatcagtatGGGAGTGTTAGTGTGTTCTTATTGAGGCTTCAGttacacaggcctagagactgcTCAGTAACTCTATGGAAATCACTGGTTGCTAAGGAAAAGTATGTATTCTGTAATTGTGGGACGTTGTCTGCTGTCACTAGGTGAAACTGGtcacaaagaaaccaaaaccgTATTCCTTTAACAGTTGCCACAGAAGAGAAATCTTCGGTATTCTGGAGTCTTGGGCCCTAAGATTTCTTTGATGACTGAAATATGCAGTTGCTCTGTCCACAGATGCTGAGTGTCTACA
This genomic interval from Oreochromis niloticus isolate F11D_XX linkage group LG5, O_niloticus_UMD_NMBU, whole genome shotgun sequence contains the following:
- the si:ch211-112f3.4 gene encoding EF-hand and coiled-coil domain-containing protein 1 isoform X2; this encodes MCTSPAMQRVQPSPRAARKSEWLRSALAHHHCSDPGVENEIVVLATGIDQYLQEVFHHLAFPSRDDTVSAKDFTALCAVLGLNRAEVGKRTANVKETAGAGEREEEDEEFKDICSGLPSQLSFKEFHSRLCGYFRVRSARRGTGECALRLPVSEDTELVERQIRLRWPRVRRRKCVSFDLTKDQNGPINTSVKGRTSEHREPDEVAALRELVEDLRSALQGSDARCLALEVALRQERSSTLPSASCYNPAISKPKTSITFIQGKLVPTQRIKGQLSSAAGDSARRVARKRDIRDPLLRELKLIRSSRDGQLEEAIRFNKHLEEELQWAYQEVRKLQGVEAALRKENTQIRKRAEEAREALSSGLQQVRLIQEQARSVPQLQSRITQLETELHRYRTSCTCVPSPAGQQNHPEDTCSKTDAECLQRAVEGRAASDEEEEDSRMREEEQRCLMEVKRHIGRMHGCSKGCQDHVVHHLLSQSQMYDRNLSSTSKGNRGHFCWKGPNQEQPQGGFKQASPEEEEERTQEENEKTRLSLLEGKLTDSLALLLQLRNKNMSGRGLGKMVMDTLDVCSRGGAAFIPLSPGPSQILQVADSLSVR
- the si:ch211-112f3.4 gene encoding EF-hand and coiled-coil domain-containing protein 1 isoform X1, with product MCTSPAMQRVQPSPRAARKSEWLRSALAHHHCSDPGVENEIVVLATGIDQYLQEVFHHLAFPSRDDTVSAKDFTALCAVLGLNRAEVGKRTANVKETAGAGEREEEDEEFKDICSGLPSQLSFKEFHSRLCGYFRVRSARRGTGECALRLPVSEDTELVERQIRLRWPRVRRRKCVSFDLTKDQNGPINTSVKGRTSEHREPDEVAALRELVEDLRSALQGSDARCLALEVALRQERSSTLPSASCYNPAISKPKTSITFIQGKLVPTQRIKGQLSSAAGDSARRVARKRDIRDPLLRELKLIRSSRDGQLEEAIRFNKHLEEELQWAYQEVRKLQGVEAALRKENTQIRKRAEEAREALSSGLQQVRLIQEQARSVPQLQSRITQLETELHRYRTSCTCVPSPAGQQNHPEDTCSKTVALSTDAECLQRAVEGRAASDEEEEDSRMREEEQRCLMEVKRHIGRMHGCSKGCQDHVVHHLLSQSQMYDRNLSSTSKGNRGHFCWKGPNQEQPQGGFKQASPEEEEERTQEENEKTRLSLLEGKLTDSLALLLQLRNKNMSGRGLGKMVMDTLDVCSRGGAAFIPLSPGPSQILQVADSLSVR
- the si:ch211-112f3.4 gene encoding EF-hand and coiled-coil domain-containing protein 1 isoform X3; this translates as MCTSPAMQRVQPSPRAARKSEWLRSALAHHHCSDPGVENEIVVLATGIDQYLQEVFHHLAFPSRDDTVSAKDFTALCAVLGLNRAEVGKRTANVKETAGAGEREEEDEEFKDICSGLPSQLSFKEFHSRLCGYFRVRSARRGTGECALRLPVSEDTELVERQIRLRWPRVRRRKCVSFDLTKDQNGPINTSVKGRTSEHREPDEVAALRELVEDLRSALQGSDARCLALEVALRQERSSTLPSASCYNPAISKPKTSITFIQGKLVPTQRIKGQLSSAAGDSARRVARKRDIRDPLLRELKLIRSSRDGQLEEAIRFNKHLEEELQWAYQEVRKLQGVEAALRKENTQIRKRAEEAREALSSGLQQVRLIQEQARSVPQLQSRITQLETELHRYRTSCTCVPSPAGQQNHPEDTCSKTVALSTDAECLQRAVEGRAASDEEEEDSRMREEEQRCLMEVKRHIGRMHGCSKGCQDHVVHHLLSQSQMYDRNLSSTSKGNRGHFCWKGPNQEQPQGGFKQASPEEEEERTQEENEKTRLSLLEGKLTDSLALLLQLRNKNMSGRGLGKMVMDTLDVCSRGGADPAGR